The DNA sequence GTTGCGCTCCAGGTTGGTGAGGAACTTGCGGCCGGACTTGACGGCACCCTTGGGCTCGCCGGTGGAGCCGGAGGTCCACATGATCAGGCCGTCGGGCCGGTCGGCCCAGGCGTCGAAGGACAGTTCGCGGGTGGTGAGCGGGCGTCCGGCAGCCGGGGCGATCAGCTCATAGAGGCTGACCGCACGGATGTCGGCGTGGATCGGGGCGTCGTCGTCGACGAAGGCGATCCCGGCACCGGTGCGCCGGGCGATCCGCCGGGTCTCGTCCGGGTGCTCCTGCTGGTCGACCAGGACGATGGAGGCTCCCACGTGCATGAGCGCGAACAGCACGCTGACGTAGGCGGCGGAGTTGCCCGCCTTGAAGACGACACGGTCGCCGTGGGCCACCCCGTGCTCGCGGATCACATCGGCGACGCGCAGCGCGTCCAGCTCGAAGTCGGCCAGGGTGTGCACCGAGTCGGGCGCGTAGATCTTCGCGGTCATCGAACGTACTCTTTCCTTTCCGCTGACGAGTACGGGAAGCCCCGGGCCGGCCCCTAGGCTCCCTTGTCCTCGGCGCCGGTCTCCCACTCGGCGTCGACGGAGACTTGTGAGAGCAACTGGTCGTGCACCAGGTTGACGACCTCTCTCCGGCTCGAGTCGAGGTAGCCACGGGAGCCGGGAAACACCTCGAGGTCGAATCGTCCGCTCGTACGCCGCCGCCAGGCCCGTACGCCGCGCAGCGGGGTCTTGGGGTCGCCCTCACCGGCGAGGGCGACGATCCGGCAGCCGAGCACCGGGGGCCCCAGGGACCTCCCCCAGTGCGCGGTCCGGCCGGATACGAACAGGGTGAGCAGCGCCGTTCCGGTCTCCCGTTCCAGGCGCTCGGCGACGCGGTAGGCGAGGTCGGCGCCGGCCCGGTGGCCGAAGAACGCGAGCGGGCGGTCCATCCACTCCGCCAGCGCGCCGAAGATCCGGTCCGCCAGCTCCGGGGAGTCGGCCAACCGCTCCTCGTCGCCGTCCTCGACGCCGATGTGCAGCGGGTACTGGATCGCCAGCACCTCCACCGTGGGCAGCAGCAGCTCGGACAGGGAGAGGTAGTACGCGGTGGAGTGGGCG is a window from the Streptomyces luomodiensis genome containing:
- a CDS encoding thioesterase II family protein, with amino-acid sequence MQTETASSFRLICFPESAHSTAYYLSLSELLLPTVEVLAIQYPLHIGVEDGDEERLADSPELADRIFGALAEWMDRPLAFFGHRAGADLAYRVAERLERETGTALLTLFVSGRTAHWGRSLGPPVLGCRIVALAGEGDPKTPLRGVRAWRRRTSGRFDLEVFPGSRGYLDSSRREVVNLVHDQLLSQVSVDAEWETGAEDKGA